The nucleotide sequence GACATCTAATAAGAGCTTTTAGAGAGAATAAGAGTAAATTTAATACAatggaaattttcaaagaataaataaaaagaacaaaagaccCATATCTTTGTGTTCTTGGATACATTTCTTCCAAATTAGTTACCATATGCCAGTGGGCAGttattcacatgtatgtgtgtaggttaCTATTATAACCagaaaaatttacttattttgtatcTGAGTTCTGCTTTTCTCCTTGACTTTTGTTGCCCAGGATTGATTTCAAACCAGTAAGTCAGCCATGTCGCTTTTTATTTCACAATTGTGAGTGATCATATCCATGTCTTTATTGACCAAAGGTGTTTTAAAGTTACATTGATTTGAAAGAATTACATGGATTTGTTACAAATCTCTTTAGTGCAGCCTTCACATCCTTGTTCCGCAGGCTGTAGATCATGGGGTTCAGCATTGGGATGATCAGTGTATAAAATACAGAGGCCATCTTATCAGTATCCAGGGAGTGATTAGTTTGAGGTTGCAAATACATGAATAACAGTGTTCCATAGAAAACTGTGACAGCCACCATATGTGAAGCACAAGTAGAAAAGGCTTTCTTCCGTCCTTCTGCTGAACGGATCCTTAAGATAGATAACACAATGTTGAAATAAGACACTAGCACTATACTCATGGAAAAAAATAGGTTTGTAGCTGCAGATATAAAGACTACAGTTTCTGGGAGGTAGGTGTCAGAACAGGACAATGCCAACAGAGGGACATTGTCACAGTAAAAGTGGTTGATCTTATTGGAGGAGCAATAAgatacagaaaacacacaagatgAAACAACAATGGCCGTGCAAAAGCCATAGACATATGTGAGGGAGACCAGCAGAAGGCACACATGCCGAGACACCACCACCATGTAGAGCAGGgggttgcagatggccacatagcggtcataggccatcacagCCAGCATGAAGATCTCTGCTACAATGAAAACCAGGAATCCTCCCAGCTGGGTGGCACATTCATAGTACAAGGTGGTTTTCTTGCTGACTAAGAAGTTGACCAGCATTTTAGGAGCAATGACAGTGGAGTTGCCAAGGTTGATGACAGCCAGGTgtctgaggaagaagtacatgggagttTGAAGTCGTGAGTCCACGGTGGTGAGGGTGATGATGCCCAGGTTTCCTGCTGCTGTCAGCATGTAGATGACCAGGAAGACGAAGAAAAGTGGGACCTGCAGGTCTGGACGGTCTGAAACACCCACAAGAATAAACTCAGTGACATGAGATGTATTTATAGGAGCCATGTAACAGCTGTGAATTCAtctgtttgaggaaggaaggaattgcATAAGAAGTAAAGGAAGCATTTTCTAAATTGTCATTAGATATGATGCTCCTGGGTAGAAAGTTATACTTCAAAATGGACTTCCTACTTTCTATTCTCATTTGTGAATTATGGAGAcattttagagaaagaaatattttgattacTTGATTTGAgccacagatttttttatttttttgctgttgtgaTCATTATGAATTGTTTGGTTTTGGAAAAAGTCTAGATGTTGGaccaaaaaggaaaatcaatgctttgagtttagaaaacatgctTAATATCAAAAGAAAATGCAGGTCTGGTGGTTGGCACTGATAATCACAGTATTGATGAAGCTGAGGCGGGGGATGATTAATTATTTGCCAGTTTCCAGCCTAGTTTCAGTCACACAATAAGAGACAAActtaaaaaggggaaaaaaaacaaaaagaagaaaaataggtgTGGTAGTACTGGTCTGTACCCGCAGGACTCAAGAAAATGTGGAGGCAGGATGATGGGCTGTCCAAGATCATCCAGAGTCTTGCTCTGGAATGtgctggaaggaggcagagaagttTATCCTGAGCTCTCTGTACTAAGTAAATGAGCTAAGTGCAAATTTCAGAAAGCATGTTGCTTCCTGGGAATGTTATCCATAAATATGAAACAGGCTTCATGATAGTAAATTAGAGTTCTTGGTCTCTGTAGTTAAAGTCCACTGTTTTAGCGGATGCCCCTTTTCAATGTGACCCAGTTTTCGGATACCTCTTCAAAGTGTTTCCTTTCAACAGACCCTTTGCTAAATTGTAGACAGACTCATTTAATGTCTGATAGATGACTTTTGTAAATGTGTTTCACTACTAAGTTTATTGCATATGTTAAAAGcctatatttatttgtatatatgtcaTCTAATATTTTAATGTCTTCATGAGGCTGTCTCACTTTGTAGTGCTGACTGATGTGTAAGTCACCTCCATTTTTTCCCATGTTCTATTTGTTTCAAACTTCTAGAAGCTTGGTTTCTGAGCATGTACTGTGATGCAGAAATAGCATCCCCATTAAGCatatttttccaaagaaatttGCATTCTCAAGAAGGGATGTAATTTGTTTGGAGCCAGTTATAtctacttttcttttataaatgcaatcatcaaaacataaatttttccttttagagaatataacaatgataaaataagaaaaactattcACTAAGAAAACTGCATTGTTTAATGAAATTATTTACTTAATCCATGAGACACAgggataatttaatttaaaaacaatgatgGCTGATCATTATGCCACCCTCTATTGACCACTATAGTTACAATATCCAAAAAAAATTGCTAGTTTAGATATTTTGCTACTTGATTATCAGCAGTTCATACTTCCAAAATAAAGGGAGAATGGTTTTGTTTAAAACATTATATGGATATTCAAAGTCCTTAtataaaaataggaaatattCTAAACCAACCTGGAGTAGACATTGGACTTCACGCTCTTAATTAAAATCTCTACATGGCTGCATTCATGAGTTGATTCAGCTCTATAAGACTTTGAGATCAAAATGTGAAGTCCAGTGACGCTAGGATCCATAAGAAGTCTGTTGCATCCTTGGGGAAGATGTTCTCAGAACTGTTTTCACAACAAGACTCTCCTCTAGGAATTAATCTACTCATAAATAgatactttctctctcttttaagacaaggtctcacagtgTATACCCAGGACAGATGGtaactccccatcctcccaccttTTGGGTCCTCAGGTTTCTTTGTACTGTACTGCTTTACTCTGAGCTTGTATTACTGAATTGTATAGAGCTCAAATCCATGGTATCTAAAGGGCGTACGAATTAAATTACATTAGTTTGGGGCCTACACTGGTCTTGTACATTTTATAATAACTGCTATAGGTATCCAGAAAGTGTCTGACAATGATTTGTGTCAACTTCTAGGCCCCTGTATAAATGACATGTGTTTTCTCtagtaaaaattcaaaaaaaatacaagaaaaacttaaaaacaaaataataaaccaTGGTATATGCTTATAATTTATCCCAAAATGTCAAGAACGAAGGATGTCTAAAAATGTCATAAGGAAATATACTATCTAAAGGTAATTATAATACAAGTAATTACTAATTAGCGTAAATTAGAGTAagagagggaaaactgtaatcaggatatagtgtaagagaaaataatctattattaataaaagggagaaataactaaaaaaataaaaaataattttttaaaagaagcctaTCAGACATTTAATAATCTTGTTGCCTTTGCTTTGAATTTTTGCACATTTACTTTGATACAAATGTCTCCTATTTATTCAGCTTCAACGTTCCGTTGAGAAAAATCACCGACATCTACAGGTCCACAAAGAATGGCAATATTAGTGTTTTCAAAGCAGTTGTTTGACAAGAATATGCATTGTGCTTTTCCTACATCTATTCTCACGCAAAACTAGATCTCATCACTTAGAAGTAACAACAGCAATTTGTATCTACTTTTATTAGGGAATGCAATTTCAAtgagaattaaaaagaaagttgttAGAGTATTTATTACTCAGTCAAAGTCCAACCACACTTCTTTGTATGCTTGttggtttttaattaaaatattgttaaattatataaaagaagGTGTTAGGTCAGAGGCAGGAAATATATCCAACACATAATTAGTCCGCATAAGAGGATATGAGTATTGTCAGAGGCAGCTCTATGCATGACTCAGAAGAAAGTAAAACTGAGGGGACCTACCTGGGGACAAGGTCTTTGAAGTTGAACAGCATGAAGGAATATGATATTCTCATAATGCAAGCCAAAATCCTAGCACAAAGAGGGGAGCTGGGCACCAAGTTTCACCTCTAACAGAGGAACTCTTGAAAATTGTTAGCTTCTGATATAGCAAAGGTCAGTTTTCTAAAAAGTGTAGCCCCCCAAAAGTCAACAATAATCCAGTGTAAAGGTACATACATATCCAGGAATATTTAGACAGCACTAACTCCATTGAAGTGAGAAAAAAAGGATATAAATTTGTTGGAAAAGCAAGGTGGGTAGATATGGAAAGAATTAAAGGAAGAGGGCATGtacaaaattaacaaagaattaattaaaatatattaaaaattagaaaacatatataaaaatgccTATTGTACATAGAtggcatttgaaaatatttaccaAGAAACAGAATATTGCATCACCCTAAAATGACCCCAAAGTTTcttcaaaataaattacatagTACCAATGCGTAGTTCATTCATTTTGTGTTATTTctgattaatattttatttaataatatattttagtttatatttttaattttatttagagtATACCTACATGTAGTTAAATGAACTTGTTTATTTCTGGGCCTAGTGAAACAGATGCGTATAAATACAAAGACATGGGCATAGCAGGATCATTTAATTATTCAAATTTCTTATATAATCCGCTGATCCCCTATAAGTACTTGCATTTTGGAATATTATGTTTTGCCATTCTTGTACTGaagtttttgtatatgtgtgagtcGTTCGAATTTGCATTGTGAATCTTTTCTGCCTCAGTTTTGCCACAGTCTGGGTTTAGGTCCTGAGACAAAGAAGGGA is from Microtus pennsylvanicus isolate mMicPen1 chromosome 1, mMicPen1.hap1, whole genome shotgun sequence and encodes:
- the LOC142842645 gene encoding olfactory receptor 8J3, with amino-acid sequence MAPINTSHVTEFILVGVSDRPDLQVPLFFVFLVIYMLTAAGNLGIITLTTVDSRLQTPMYFFLRHLAVINLGNSTVIAPKMLVNFLVSKKTTLYYECATQLGGFLVFIVAEIFMLAVMAYDRYVAICNPLLYMVVVSRHVCLLLVSLTYVYGFCTAIVVSSCVFSVSYCSSNKINHFYCDNVPLLALSCSDTYLPETVVFISAATNLFFSMSIVLVSYFNIVLSILRIRSAEGRKKAFSTCASHMVAVTVFYGTLLFMYLQPQTNHSLDTDKMASVFYTLIIPMLNPMIYSLRNKDVKAALKRFVTNPCNSFKSM